One Streptomyces sp. CG4 genomic window, CGCTGTCCTTCAGCACGTGCTCGACCTCACAGGCCGACAGCAGCAGGTGTACGGGGACGACGACACTGCCGGCCGCGGCGACGGCGAAGTACGCGATGGGGAACTCGGCGGTGTTGGGGGCCATGAGGGCGACCCGGTCGCCGGGCCGTACGCCGAGGGTGCCGGTGAGGGCGCCCGCCCGGGCCAGGGCCCGCCGCCAGATCTCGCGGAAGGTCAGCCGCAGCTCGCCCTCGACCAGCGCGGTCTTGTCGGGGCGGCGCCGGGCGTTCTCGGCGAGGATGGCGGCTACGGACAGGGTTGCCATGGACCAGTACTCCTTGCTGCGGCTCGTCGGACGAATTCCCTTGCGGGAAGCCCCCGTTGGTGATGTGTCAGTGCCTCTCCACCAGCACCGCGCTCCCCTGCCCCACCCCCACGCACATGGTCGCCAGCCCCCGCTCCGCGCCCGTGCGCCGCATCCGGTGCAGCAGGGTCGTCAGGATGCGGGCGCCGGAGCAGCCGAGGGGGTGGCCGAGGGCGATGGCACCGCCGGTCGGGTTGACCAGGTCGGGGTCGATGCCGAGCTGATCGACGCAGGCGAGCGCCTGCACGGCGAACGCCTCGTTGAACTCGGCCTCCTGCAGGTCGGCGACGTCCCAGCCGGCCCGGGCCAGCGCCTTGCGGGTGGCGGGGACCGGCCCGATGCCCATCACGTCGGGGTGCACCCCGGCGGAGGCGCCGGCGACATAGCGGCCCAGGGACTCCAGGCCCAGCTCGTTCAGGGCCTCCTCGCTGACCAGCAGCAGTCCGGCCGCGCCGTCGTTCATCGGCGAGGCGTTGCCGGCCGTGACCGTACCCCCCGGCCGGAAGACCGGCTTCAACCGCGACAGCTTCTCCAGCGAGGTGTCCTCACGGACGCACTCGTCCTGCTCGACGGTGATGCCGTCCGGGCGCTCCACGGGCAGGAGCTCGTCGTCGAAGTGCCCGTTCTTGCGCGCGGCGGCGGCGAGTCGGTGGCTGCGCAGCGCGAACTCGTCCTGCCGTTCCCGGGAGATGCCGTACCGTTCGGCCACCTCCTCGGCGGTCTCGCCCATGGACAGCAGGCCGTGCAGCTCCCGCATCGCCGGGTTGACCAGGCGCCAGCCGAGCCGGGTGTCATGGGTCTCGATGCGCTGGGGCAGGGCCTCGTCGGGGCGGGGCAGCACGAAGGGGGCGCGGCTCATGGACTCGGAGCCGCCCGCGATCACGATGTCGGCCTCCCCGGCGGCGACGGCGCGGGCGGCGGTGGTGACCGCTTCGAGGCCGGAGGCGCACAGCCGGTTGACGGTGGCGCCGGGCACGGACTCGGGCAGGCCGGCGAGCAGGGCGGCCATCCGGGCGACGTTGCGGTTGTCCTCGCCGGCCTGGTTGGCCGCGCCCCAGTAGACGTCGTCGATCCGGGCCGGGTCGAGGCCGGGCACCTCGGCCACCAGCCGGCGGATCACGCCGGCCGCCAGGTCGTCGGGGCGGACGGCGGACAGGGCTCCGCGCAGTTTGCCGATGGGGGTGCGGCGGGCGGCCGCGAAGTGGACGGGACGCACGGCTTCGACTCCTGACCTACGACTGATCCACGACACTGTCGATCAGCGGACCACACGGGACTCCGGATACTTAATTAGCACTGCTAGTTTTGGACTATAGCCCCCGGACCGGCCCGCTGGGAAGATCCCCCCGGAGCCACCCCGAGTCAGCCGGACGAGACAGCCGGAGGAAGCATGCCCCACGTCCACGAGCACACCCTCGACGGCACCCGCGGCCCGGTCGCCGTACGCGAGTGGCCGCACCCGGCACCGAGATACATCGCCCTGGTCGTGCACGGCTACGGCGAGCACGCGGGCCGGTACGACGAGCTGGCCGCCGTCCTGACCGGGCACGGCGCGGCCGTGTACGGGCCGGACCACATCGGGCACGGCAGGTCGGGCGGGGAGCGGGTGGTGATCGAGGACTTCGAGGACGTGGTCACCGACGTCCACGCCGTGGCGGAGCTGGCCCGGTCCGCGCACCCCGGCCTGCCCCTGGTCGTGGTCGGGCACTCGATGGGCGGACTGATCTCGGCCCGCTACGCCCAGCGGTACGGCGCCGAACTGAGCGCGCTGATCCTGTCCGGGCCGGTGATCGGCGCCTGGGAGCTGCCGGAGCGGCTGCTGGCCCTTCCGGAGATCCCGGACACCCCGGTCAGCCCGGCCGCGCTCTCCCGGGACCCGGCCGTCGGCGCCGCCTACGCCGCCGATCCGCTGGTGTGGCACGGGCCGATGAAGCGGCCGACGCTGGAGGCGTTCGCGCGGACCCTGGAGACCGTCGCCCGGGGCGGTGACGTGGGCGCGCTGCCGCTGCTGTGGCTGCACGGGGACGACGACCGGCTGGTGCCGCTGCCCGGGAGCCGGACCGGCGTGGAGCGGCTCGCGGGCGGCCGGCCGACCGAGCGGATCTTCGCCGGGGCGCGGCACGAGGTGTTCCACGAGACGGACAAGAAGGAGGCGTTCGCGGAGGTGATCCGCTTCCTGGACCGTACGCTGCCCCGCTGAGACCGCCAACCCACCGGTCCGGCCGCCCTGTTGAGGCCGAGGCGCGTGTCCAGGGCCCCTGCGCCGCGCGGCATGATCGTGTCAGACTGCTGCCCGCATGTCCCGGCGTGACGGTGCCGGGGCCGGCCGAGCGGAGGAGCAGCACGTGACGGGGACCGAGCCTGCCGCAGTGCCCATCGACACCACCCGGCCGCATCCGGCCCGGGTGTACGACTGGTTCCTCGGCGGCAAGGACAACTACCCGGTCGACGAGGAGCTGGGCCGCCAGATCATGGCGATCGACGAGGGCGCCGCCCGGGCCGCGCGCGCCAACCGCGCGTTCATGCGGCGCGCCACCCGCGCCCTGGCCGAGAACGGCGTCCACCAGTTCCTCGACATCGGCACCGGCATACCGACCGAGCCCAATCTGCACCAGATCGCCCAGTCGGTGGCCCCGGACGCCCGGGTGGTGTACGTCGACAACGACCCGATCGTGCTGGCCCATGCGAGCGCGCTGCTGCGCGGCACTCCGGAGGGGGTGACGGAGTACGTCCAGGCCGACGCCCGCGATCCGCGCGCCATCCTCGAACAGGCCGCCCGTGTCCTGGACTTCGGCCGTCCGGTGGCCCTGTCCCTGATCGCGCTGCTGCACTTCGTCGCCGACGAGGACGGTGCCCACGCGGTGGTGTCCACGCTCCTGGACGCGCTGGCGCCGGGCAGCTGCCTGGTGCTGTCGACGATGACGGCCGACTTCGAACGGGAGAACGTCGAGAGGGGCATCGCGGCGTACGCGGCGGGCGGCGTGACCCTGGTCGCCCGCTCCCGGGACGAGGCGGCCGCCTTCTTCACGGGTCTCGGCCTGCTGGAGCCGGGCGTCGTATCGGTCACCGACTGGCGCCCCGACGAGGCCCCGGACGGCGCGGGACCCGTCTCGCTGTACGGCGCGGTGGGCCGCAAGCCCTCACAGCCCTGACAGCCCTGACAGCCCTGACCCAGGACCGCGTCACTCCTCCCTCGTGGGAAACACCGCCCCCCGGGCCGTGCCCCGTGCGGGGCCCGCGGGCAGGGTGCCGCCGGGGCGGTGACCCGTTCGGTCGGACCGACCAGGCCGAAGCCGCCGCCGTGTGCCGCGTCGGGAAGGCGGGTGCCGCCGTTTCCGTCGTCGGTGACCGTCGCCTCCAGGCCGTCCCCGGCCCGGCGCCGCCCGATGCGGATCTCATCGGCGTCGGCCCCGTGCCGCCGTACGTTGGTCAGCGCCTCCTGCACCACGCGGAGCGCCGCCGCCTGCACCTCGTGCGAGATCAAGGCGGCGTCGGTGAGCGCGGGAACGCGGTCGAGGACGGCCTGCTGTCCGGGAGCCTGGAAGCGGTCGGCCAGTTCGGCGACCGCCGCGAGATAGCCGACCGGCCGATGATCGACGACGGCGCCGCCTCCGATCGGGCGCGGTCCGGCCGTCAGGCGCGGTCCGGCCGCCGGGCGCAGTCCAGCCGCCGGGGCGTCCGGCCACTTCCCGGCTCCCGGACGGCAGGCCGTGCCGGCGTGCGCCTGCGGGTCCTGATCGGCGACGACCAGGCGATGGTCCGCACCGGGTTCCGGTTCTTCCTGGACGCGCAGCCGGACATGACCGTGGTCGGTGGGATCGCCGACGGCGAGGAGGTGGTGGCCTCGGCCCGCCGGCTGCGCCCGGACGTGTGCCTGCCGGACATCCGGCTGCCGAGGCCGGACGGCCTGGCCACGGCCCGGATGCCGGCCGGGAGGGACGTCGCCGCCCCGCTGCGGGTGGTCGTGGTCACCGTTTGCCGCCCCGGTGACGGAACCGCTGACCGACCGCGAACCGGGCGTCGTCCGCCTGGTCGCGGTCGGCCGGACCAACGCCGAGATCGAGGGCTGGGCCCGGCGGCACGGTCATGCCAGACCCGGCAGCCGCGTCACAGGCCGAGGACGCGGGAGATGGTCCGCAGCACGCCGTTGTCGTTGTTGGACGGGGCGAGGTGGCGGGCGCGGCGGACGACCTCGGGATGGGCGCCCGCCATGGCGAAGGACCACTCGGCGGCGTCGAGCATCTCCAGGTCGTTGAGGTAGTCGCCGAAGACCATGGTCTGCGCCGGGGTGATGCCGAGCGCCCGCTGCAGGCCCCGCAGGGCGGTGCCCTTGTTGGCGGTGCGGTTCATGACGTCCACCCAGTGCTCGCTGGAGACGACGACCTGGTGGGTGTCGGCGAAGGGGGCGAGGGCCGGGGCGGTGGAGTGCTCG contains:
- a CDS encoding SAM-dependent methyltransferase, whose product is MTGTEPAAVPIDTTRPHPARVYDWFLGGKDNYPVDEELGRQIMAIDEGAARAARANRAFMRRATRALAENGVHQFLDIGTGIPTEPNLHQIAQSVAPDARVVYVDNDPIVLAHASALLRGTPEGVTEYVQADARDPRAILEQAARVLDFGRPVALSLIALLHFVADEDGAHAVVSTLLDALAPGSCLVLSTMTADFERENVERGIAAYAAGGVTLVARSRDEAAAFFTGLGLLEPGVVSVTDWRPDEAPDGAGPVSLYGAVGRKPSQP
- a CDS encoding lysophospholipase, with the translated sequence MPHVHEHTLDGTRGPVAVREWPHPAPRYIALVVHGYGEHAGRYDELAAVLTGHGAAVYGPDHIGHGRSGGERVVIEDFEDVVTDVHAVAELARSAHPGLPLVVVGHSMGGLISARYAQRYGAELSALILSGPVIGAWELPERLLALPEIPDTPVSPAALSRDPAVGAAYAADPLVWHGPMKRPTLEAFARTLETVARGGDVGALPLLWLHGDDDRLVPLPGSRTGVERLAGGRPTERIFAGARHEVFHETDKKEAFAEVIRFLDRTLPR
- a CDS encoding acetyl-CoA C-acyltransferase; protein product: MRPVHFAAARRTPIGKLRGALSAVRPDDLAAGVIRRLVAEVPGLDPARIDDVYWGAANQAGEDNRNVARMAALLAGLPESVPGATVNRLCASGLEAVTTAARAVAAGEADIVIAGGSESMSRAPFVLPRPDEALPQRIETHDTRLGWRLVNPAMRELHGLLSMGETAEEVAERYGISRERQDEFALRSHRLAAAARKNGHFDDELLPVERPDGITVEQDECVREDTSLEKLSRLKPVFRPGGTVTAGNASPMNDGAAGLLLVSEEALNELGLESLGRYVAGASAGVHPDVMGIGPVPATRKALARAGWDVADLQEAEFNEAFAVQALACVDQLGIDPDLVNPTGGAIALGHPLGCSGARILTTLLHRMRRTGAERGLATMCVGVGQGSAVLVERH